In Parus major isolate Abel chromosome 3, Parus_major1.1, whole genome shotgun sequence, the following are encoded in one genomic region:
- the THBD gene encoding thrombomodulin: MRPLLPLLLLLGPLALAQPRELLPAGAQCLEHECFAVFWESRPFSGASEGCQRAGGHLMTVRSTVAEEAIVLLLQNRPGRLWLGLSLSPTLSCTEPGWRLRGFRWVTGDSSTDYINWAPSGKRCGERCVTVSRELRWEERRCEEPADGFLCQYSYGGSCPRLAAPHGATVNYRTPFGARGTEFLALPPLSLALVPELGLELRCEDGEGAGPGWAREAPGAWPCRLAGGGCAGTCAEERGEARCSCPEGSLLAADGRGCRSPCEGAQCQHHCVVAGDSFVCMCAVGYRLAADGISCEDIDDCAAEPGPCEQECVNTQGGFECRCHRGWMMEDGRCQRLPACWEAPCEHFCEELPHGYRCSCQPGYAVHPLNATRCVLFCNTTECPPVCDATGCYCPEGFMLDGEIFLCMDVDECNSGHCQFNCTNTPGSFQCHCPRGFHLLGIDCVPVLGGGDGEEEFSGDLEPGSPTAVPSRAPPKAEGLHPGALVGIAAGALLSLLALLAAGFHLSRKRCGSQGSGDYKYSGPQEKELGLQPVPAAQKP, encoded by the coding sequence ATGCGgccgctgctgccgctgctgctgctgctcgggCCGCTGGCGCTGGCGCAGCCCCGGGAGCTGCTCCCCGCGGGCgcccagtgcctggagcacgAGTGTTTCGCCGTGTTCTGGGAGTCCCGGCCCTTCTCCGGCGCCAGCGAGGGCTGCCAGCGGGCCGGGGGGCACCTCATGACCGTGCGCTCCACCGTGGCCGAGGAGGCGAtcgtgctgctgctgcagaaccGCCCTGGCCGGCTCTGGCTGGGGCTGTCGCTGTCGCCCACCTTGTCCTGCACCGAGCCCGGCTGGCGGCTCCGCGGCTTCCGCTGGGTCACGGGCGACAGCAGCACCGATTACATCAACTGGGCTCCGTCGGGGAAGCGCTGCGGCGAGCGCTGCGTGACCGTGTCCCGGGAGCTGCGCTGGGAGGAGCGGCGCTGCGAGGAGCCGGCCGACGGCTTCCTCTGCCAGTACAGCTACGGCGGCAGCTGTCCCCGCCTGGCCGCCCCGCACGGCGCGACCGTCAACTACCGCACCCCTTTCGGTGCCCGCGGAACCGAGTTCCTGGCGCTGCCTCCGCTCAGCCTGGCCTTGGTCCCCGAGCTCGGGCTGGAGCTGCGCTGCGAGGACGGCGAgggcgcggggccgggctgggcccGGGAGGCTCCGGGAGCGTGGCCGTGCCGGCTGGCGGGCGGGGGCTGCGCGGGGACGTGCGCGGAGGAGCGCGGGGAAGCGCGCTGCTCCTGCCCCGAGGGCTCGCTGCTGGCCGCGGACGGGCGCGGGTGCCGCTCGCCCTGCGAGGGGGCGCAGTGCCAGCACCACTGCGTGGTGGCCGGGGACTCCTTCGTGTGCATGTGCGCCGTCGGCTACCGGCTGGCGGCCGACGGCATCAGCTGCGAAGACATCGACGACTGCGCCGCCGAGCCCGGCCCGTGCGAGCAGGAGTGCGTGAACACCCAGGGCGGCTTCGAGTGCCGCTGCCACCGCGGGTGGATGATGGAGGACGGGCGCTGCCAGCGGCTGCCCGCCTGCTGGGAGGCTCCGTGCGAGCACTTCTGCGAGGAGCTGCCGCACGGCTAccgctgctcctgccagcccgGCTACGCCGTGCACCCGCTGAACGCCACCCGCTGCGTCCTGTTCTGCAACACCACCGAGTGCCCGCCCGTCTGCGACGCCACCGGCTGCTATTGTCCCGAGGGGTTCATGCTGGACGGCGAAATCTTTCTGTGCATGGACGTGGACGAGTGCAACAGTGGCCACTGCCAGTTCAACTGCACCAATACCCCCGGCAGCTTCCAGTGCCACTGTCCCCGCGGCTTCCACCTCCTCGGCATAGACTGCGTCCCCGTCCTGGGCGGGGGGGACGGCGAGGAAGAGTTCTCGGGGGACTTGGAGCCCGGCTCGCCCACGGCCGTGCCCAGCCGGGCCCCGCCGAAAGCGGAGGGGCTGCACCCCGGGGCGCTGGTGGGCATCGCCGCCGGAGCCCTCCTGAgcctgctggccctgctggctgcGGGGTTCCACCTGTCCAGGAAGCGCTGCGGCTCCCAGGGCTCGGGGGATTACAAGTACAGCGGCCcccaggagaaggagctggggctgcagcccgTCCCCGCCGCGCAGAAGCCGTAG
- the CD93 gene encoding complement component C1q receptor, translating to MAALRPLLPLLLLAWRCRGAAVEVLCAAGACYTLHRNESTWAGAQERCRDNGGNLAAAGSAAEAERLRELLATARWTDPAWLGLSLPRGHCVRPQEPLRGFSWAAGGEPGDFSEWAAEPAVTCVSPRCVSLRPPGPHGPGGWSDRACRSSLPAFLCKFSFQGMCGPLAARGSVSYSTPFGVRAPRLAAAPFGTLAEVRCHSGGRSAFAVCKGPLEGGGFAWHPPGPLCPLACGHRNGGCEQLCLDGPGESPRCACHPGFVLAPDSVSCLPEDPCLPNPCQGSCRPLPAGFQCSCEPGYVLAADGRGCSDVDECESGPCQQHCRNFPGGFQCLCQAGYRPAGPAGRLCHDVDECAQPHACPQLCINIPGSFRCACRPGFQRQPGGDSCLDVDECLRDPCPGACRNFPGGYECLCPPGSLRDGDGRGCSPAEAIPSSVPASSGSIPPGSSGIPQTSSSIPPSSSIIPPSSSIIPPSSSIIPPSSGIIPPSPSIPQSSGIPRTTRIPWTTSIPRTLGMPTAGFGAASDSDGPRLLLYYIVGSLVAILLLLAFALALVACRRRAARREKPPAKSAADNYCWVPEQPESRGERR from the coding sequence ATGGCCGCGCTCCGgccgctgctgccgctgctgctgctggcctggcGCTGCCGAGGGGCGGCCGTGGAGGTTCTGTGCGCGGCCGGCGCCTGCTACACCCTGCACCGCAACGAGAGCACCTGGGCCGGGGCGCAGGAGCGCTGCCGGGACAACGGCGGTAACCTGGCCGCGGCGGGCAGCGCCGCCGAGGCCGAGCGCCTGCGAGAGCTGCTGGCCACGGCCCGCTGGACCGACCCGgcctggctggggctgtccctgccccggGGCCACTGCGTGCGGCCGCAGGAGCCGCTGCGAGGCTTCTCCTGGGCGGCGGGCGGCGAGCCGGGAGACTTCTCGGAGTGGGCGGCGGAGCCGGCGGTGACCTGCGTGAGCCCCCGCTGCGTCTCGCTGCGCCCGCCCGGCCCGCACGGCCCCGGCGGCTGGAGCGACCGCGCCTGCCGGAGCTCGCTGCCCGCCTTCCTCTGCAAGTTCAGCTTCCAGGGCATGTGCGGGCCGCTGGCCGCCCGCGGCTCCGTCAGCTACAGCACTCCCTTCGGGGTGCGCGCCCCGCGCCTGGCCGCCGCGCCCTTCGGCACGCTGGCCGAGGTGCGCTGCCACAGCGGCGGCCGCTCGGCCTTCGCCGTCTGCAAGGGCCCGCTGGAGGGCGGCGGCTTCGCCTGGCACCCCCCGGGCCCCCTGTGCCCGCTGGCCTGCGGCCACCGCAACGGCGGCTGcgagcagctctgcctggacGGGCCAGGCGAGTCCCCGCGCTGCGCTTGCCACCCCGGCTTCGTGCTGGCCCCGGACTCGGTGTCCTGCCTGCCCGAGGATCCCTGCCTGCCCAacccctgccagggctcctgcCGCCCGCTGCCCGCCGGCTTCCAGTGCTCCTGCGAGCCCGGCTACGTCCTGGCCGCCGACGGCCGCGGCTGCTCCGATGTGGACGAGTGCGAGTCGGGGCcgtgccagcagcactgccgCAACTTCCCCGGCGGCTTCCAGTGCCTGTGCCAGGCCGGCTACCGCCCCGCGGGGCCCGCCGGCCGCCTCTGCCACGACGTGGACGAGTGCGCCCAGCCCCACGCGTGCCCGCAGCTCTGCATCAACATTCCCGGCTCCTTCCGCTGCGCCTGCCGGCCCGGCTTCCAGCGGCAGCCGGGAGGAGATTCCTGCCTGGATGTGGATGAATGCCTGCGGGATCCGTGTCCCGGCGCCTGCCGCAACTTCCCCGGCGGCTACGAGTGCCTGTGCCCGCCCGGCTCCCTCCGGGACGGGGATGGCCGCGGCTGCAGCCCCGCGGAGGCGATCCCGAGCAGCGTCCCAGCGAGCTCCGGCAGCATCCCGCCGGGGAGCTCCGGTATCCCCCAGacttccagcagcatcccacCGAGCTCCAGCATCATCCCACCGAGCTCCAGCATCATCCCACCGAGCTCCAGCATCATCCCACCGAGCTCCGGGATCATCCCACCGAGTCCCAGCATCCCCCAGAGCTCCGGCATCCCACGCACCACGCGCATCCCATGGACCACGAGCATCCCGCGGACTCTGGGAATGCCCACGGCGGGGTTTGGAGCCGCTTCGGACTCGGACGGCCCGCGGCTGCTGCTCTATTACATCGTGGGCAGCCTGGTggccatcctgctcctgctggcgTTCGCCCTGGCGCTCGTGGCTTGCAGGAGAAGGGCGGCCAGGAGGGAGAAGCCGCCGGCCAAAAGCGCGGCCGATAATTATTGCTGGGTGCCCGAGCAGCCCGAGAGCCGCGGGGAGCGCAGGTAG